The Rhizobium sp. WSM4643 genome contains the following window.
GACGGGGCGCGGCCGTGCAAAGGGGCGTTCACCGGAAGATATGCAGCAAGACCTTGCCGACGAGACCGCCGACGTTCTCGGCCACCTCCTGCTCTTCGCCCGACGCAACGATATCGACCTTGCCGCCGCGATCGAAAGGAAGTGGCTGTTTCAGCCGGCGCAGATGTCGAAGAGCTGATGCAGGGCGGCCAAAACGTGCGGCGGTTTTCGGACGACGGCATAGTCGCTTTAGGCGAGGCTGTTGGTGTTCAGCCGCATCACGATATTCCCAAAGGTTAAGTCAGCCGACCTTATGGCGGTAGAATTTGCTGTCCACCGCCATCAGCGGGAAGGCGCGGGGCAGGGCGCTCTTGGCAATCTCGCTAAAGCCGTTCTTCTCGTAGAAGCGATGCGCCGCGACGAACTTGTCCGTCGTGCCGAGGAAGATATCGGTAAGGCCGGCTTCCCTGGCATGGGCAAAGAGCCGATCGAGGAGCCGCGCCGCGACGCCGTGCTCGCGGCCGCGAACCGCAGCTGAGACGAACATCTTGCGCAGCGCCGCCTGATTATTGCCGATATCCTTGAGCCCGACGGTGCCGACGATGGCGCCATCCTTGACTGCGACCCAGAACTGTCCCTTGCCGGACTGATAGAAATCCGGGATCACCCGGAGATCCGGCTGCGCATCCGCGGTGATGTCGATGCCGAACTCCTCGCGCTGGATCGGCAGGATCACCGAAAGCACGGCATCGGCGTCATCGGCTGTGAAGGTCCTGATTTCGATGTCCGCCATCACAGAATCCTTTCGCCTCAGGTCTGAGTGCCGCCGACCGTCACCTGATCCATGCGCAGATGCGGCTGGCCGACGCCGACGGGAACCCATTGGCCGGCCTTGCCGCAATTGCCGATACCGGTATCGAGCTTCATGTCGTTGCCGATCATCGACACCCGCTTCATCGCATCCGGACCGTTGCCGATCAACATGGCGCCCTTGATCGGCGCGCCGACCTTGCCGTTCTCGATCAGATAGGCCTCGGTGCAGCCGAAGACGAACTTGCCGGAGGTGATATCAACCTGGCCGCCGCCGAAGGAGACGGCGTAGATGCCCTTCTTCACCGAGGCGATGATCTCCTCGGGCGTCTTGTCGCCGCCGAGCATATAGGTGTTGGTCATGCGCGGCATCGGCACATGGCCATAACCCTGGCGGCGACCGTTGCCGGTGGGCGCCATGCCCATTAGCCGGGCATTCTGCCGATCCTGCATATAACCGACGAGTTTGCCGTTTTCGATCAGCACGTTGTAGGCAGACGGCGTACCCTCGTCGTCGATGGTGATCGAGCCGCGGCGATTGTCGATCGTTCCGTCGTCGACGACGGTGACACCGGGAGCGGCGACCATCTGGCCGAGAAGCCCGGCGAATGCCGACGTCTTCTTGCGGTTGAAATCGCCTTCCAGCCCATGACCAACAGCCTCGTGCAGCATCACGCCCGGCCAGCCCGAGCCGAGCACGACATCCATCGTGCCCGCCGGTGCATCGATCGCC
Protein-coding sequences here:
- a CDS encoding MazG nucleotide pyrophosphohydrolase domain-containing protein, coding for MLRHLADQFEISSSTHVAANGIERDADWFLLKLQEEMGELTQAWNRLTGRGRAKGRSPEDMQQDLADETADVLGHLLLFARRNDIDLAAAIERKWLFQPAQMSKS
- a CDS encoding GNAT family N-acetyltransferase, with translation MADIEIRTFTADDADAVLSVILPIQREEFGIDITADAQPDLRVIPDFYQSGKGQFWVAVKDGAIVGTVGLKDIGNNQAALRKMFVSAAVRGREHGVAARLLDRLFAHAREAGLTDIFLGTTDKFVAAHRFYEKNGFSEIAKSALPRAFPLMAVDSKFYRHKVG
- the tldD gene encoding metalloprotease TldD, which encodes MTTDLLTLFDADEATMRKRVAEALSGADDGELFIEHAQAEALTFDNGRLKGGSFNTEQGFGLRAVAGEAVGYAHAGDLSVAALKRAADAVGAVTRGYSGSYAAAPQGTNKKFYSDENPIGQPSFEEKVKVLQDIDAYLRGKDDKVRQVTASVAASWQVVDILRADGHRVRDIRPMTRINISVMVGEGDRQESGSYGHGGRIGFGDFIAEGSWQYGADEALRQALVNLEAIDAPAGTMDVVLGSGWPGVMLHEAVGHGLEGDFNRKKTSAFAGLLGQMVAAPGVTVVDDGTIDNRRGSITIDDEGTPSAYNVLIENGKLVGYMQDRQNARLMGMAPTGNGRRQGYGHVPMPRMTNTYMLGGDKTPEEIIASVKKGIYAVSFGGGQVDITSGKFVFGCTEAYLIENGKVGAPIKGAMLIGNGPDAMKRVSMIGNDMKLDTGIGNCGKAGQWVPVGVGQPHLRMDQVTVGGTQT